The following are from one region of the Silurus meridionalis isolate SWU-2019-XX chromosome 25, ASM1480568v1, whole genome shotgun sequence genome:
- the mtif3 gene encoding translation initiation factor IF-3, mitochondrial produces MGLRGHKAPAVDAVLHRSGDDGDTAETELQEKKKKKKQDLKVRPTISSVGRKIHQRHLLLLDEEGENLGTIHRADALRLMDERGLKLVPVNENAEPPVYRLMSGKQIHEEQMKLREKQKNKGTGAVQVKDLTLSSDIALHDLDTKLKQVTSWLEKKHHVRLTLKPRRDRSEKALDSLLEEMVGRITAPLGFINKPKLIREGKAASCVLRPPSAKELQGTRPATPTSFSTIKPNPEKHEAAEPPSEQGQDSQQH; encoded by the exons ATGGGGCTCCGTGGGCATAAAGCTCCAGCAGTGGACGCTGTTCTCCACCGCAGCGGTGATGATGGAGACACCGCAGAGACTGAACtgcaggagaagaaaaagaagaagaagcaggacCTGAAGGTCCGGCCCACCATCAGCAGCGTGGGCAGGAAGATCCACCAACGCCACCTGCTCCTGCTGGACGAGGAAGGCGAGAACCTGGGCACCATCCACCGGGCCGACGCCCTGAGGCTGATGGATGAGAGAGGGCTGAAGCTGGTGCCTGTGAACGAGAACGCGGAACCGCCGGTGTACCGGCTCATGAGCGGCAAACAGATTCACGAGGAGCAGATGAAACTgcgggagaagcagaagaacaaGGGTACAG GTGCTGTCCAGGTGAAGGACCTGACTCTGTCTTCAGATATCGCTTTACACGACCTGGACACCAAACTGAAACAGGTAACGAGTTGGCTGGAGAAGAAACACCACGTGAGACTGACGCTGAAGCCGAGACGAGACCGGAGCGAGAAGGCGCTG GACTCTCTTCTGGAGGAGATGGTCGGGAGAATTACGGCTCCGCTTGGCTTTATCAACAAACCCAAGCTGATCCGTGAGGGCAAAGCAGCGAGCTGCGTCCTGCGTCCTCCGTCTGCCAAAGAGCTTCAGGGGACACGACCTGCAACACCGACCTCCTTCAGCACCATCAAACCGAACCCCGAGAAACACGAAGCAGCTGAACCTCCATCAGAGCAAGGACAAGACTCTCAGCAGCACTGA
- the gtf3aa gene encoding general transcription factor IIIAa: MRENDKTPSRVFICSFQDCQAAYDKGWKLEAHLCKHTGVRPFECGFTGCSKSFCSKSHLVRHELTHTGEKPFRCSEDECMQSFTTNFNLRKHISRKHKQEVKLYTCVFEGCGKIFKKNNLLKSHESTHTLQLPYQCSFEGCDRCFSTPSKRKRHEKVHKGYTCPAEGCSFVAKNWTELNKHRKEHKVRVQCEDCKKMFRDRWFLKQHQRVHADSRLVFVCPRDGCGRSYTTAFNLQSHILSFHQQERAFSCTHPGCTKTFSMKQSLQRHSVVHDPERKKQRKPRPTRSLASRLSGYKMPRKRQSETLGESPNSMTDQSESSTSHHVEDDVANPVKSDASEIVQSEAGTSESSVILILEPLVLQSPTESQSEISEFHTIVETGQSEIKNSLDSDKTGQSELPEIVNLVAVQSEHSIVLGSQ, encoded by the exons ATGCGGGAAAATGATAAAACACCTTCTCGGGTGTTCATCTGCTCTTTTCAGGACTGCCAGGCTGCATACGATAAAGGCTGGAAGCTTGAGGCGCATCTGTGTAAACACACCGGAGTG AGACCGTTCGAGTGCGGCTTCACCGGATGCAGCAAATCGTTCTGCAGTAAATCTCACCTGGTTCGTCATGAGCTCACACACACCGGAGAGAAACCCTTCAG GTGCAGTGAGGACGAGTGCATGCAGAGTTTCACCACAAACTTCAACCTGAGGAAGCACATCTCACGCaaacacaaacaggaagtgaagctgTACACC tgtgtgtttgagggatGTGGTAAAATCTTCAAGAAGAACAACCTGCTGAAGAGTCATGAAAGCACACACACGCTGCAGCTCCCATATCA ATGTTCATTTGAAGGCTGTGACAGATGTTTCTCCACTCCCAGCAAAAGAAAACGTCATGAGAAAGTGCACAAGG GTTACACGTGTCCGGCTGAAGGTTGCTCGTTCGTTGCGAAGAACTGGACTGAACTGAACAAACACAGGAAAGAgcataaag tAAGGGTGCAGTGTGAGGACTGTAAGAAGATGTTCAGGGATCGGTGGTTCCTGAAGCAGCACCAGCGCGTTCACGCCGACTCtcggctggtgtttgtgtgtccGAGAGACGGATGCGGTCGCTCCTACACCACCGCCTTCAACCTGCAGAGCCACATCCTGTCCTTCCACCAACAGGAGCGAGCGTTCAGCTGCACACACCCCGGCTGCACCAAAACCTTCTCCATGAAG CAAAGTTTACAGCGTCATTCTGTGGTTCATGACCCCGAGAGAAAGAAACAG aGGAAACCCCGTCCTACACGATCACTGGCGTCTCGCCTGAGTGGCTACAAAATGCCCCGGAAACGCCAGTCTGAAACCCTTGGTGAATCTCCAAACTCTATgaccgaccaatcagaatcatcCACATCACACCACGTCGAGGACGATGTAGCAAACCCGGTCAAATCTGACGCTTCTGAAATCGTCCAATCAGAAGCAGGGACATCTGAAAGTTCCGTCATTCTCATCTTAGAGCCACTCGTGTTGCAGAGTCCCACAGAGAGCCAATCAGAAATCAGTGAATTTCATACCATTGTAGAAACCGGACAATCGGAAATCAAGAATTCGCTCGATAGCGACAAAACCGGCCAATCAGAACTCCCCGAAATTGTAAATCTAGTCGCTGTCCAATCAGAGCACAGTATAGTATTGGGCAGCCAATGA